A single region of the Penaeus monodon isolate SGIC_2016 chromosome 18, NSTDA_Pmon_1, whole genome shotgun sequence genome encodes:
- the LOC119584359 gene encoding uncharacterized protein LOC119584359 isoform X1, with amino-acid sequence MWKLSPWDVGFPLEWWSWLGGRISSMTTFLLTTLVLPGEALTYNEDSLQFAKLYHCINVIGSKSMCNVLNAVWSKENLGEEIQTLRHYCRIKLSWTQKDLKFFDILEQKYLDKDIYSEVYDICYLCKVLENVLDHVYCQLDRDCQKHIKKLKKKRNKVCHYFGHMEGNLSREIDQFKETIRSIYKGVGKCLDIDFSQNITEMEHMLTEILDTNFVIGEQVKEIETFEENKRSSMIIQGRQELEAQYRKLRVLNPCTWINDSNDKVRRFEVDKIFTPLKLEGQREIELKDIFTAKMRRDAILPPILIYKGLAGSGKSALCRYLIFNWHTRKEDINMLSSFDLVFLVEIRRIRCSKVIDFLQGIVLKDTCKNLDSRDVILLLKGLDLLFIIDGYDESGEQAKKLVQDILAIFSEHRIIITTRPDYHEDVINLAKRYAPYQSVEVCGFDDKRKKEFITKVFSVIEEQDKCMRQTIKFLNYLDKRGYALDEHLKLPLTLALLIYLWKESPGVVNSVTSATRLYMELFGLCQKKLAERLCCTKGFRSTKLYSHLGDLILLLGQQAWVMLKDAKNLVDKDIYYILEKECKTRNVDVTELMSAFLMCHIDEDDEELVYEFLHKTQMEYLAAGFLADKVKKKKTTLEEIKQDIGYSSWRHHQEVLKYLTGHLAIYSQINPDILKINFPHLSKLFRMAEIESNNYNYWWNLVVESLYDSSVCKGIAQDQLPVKHWELNARQVVSGLNLLIRTSVSLENLTIEISCDVEPYNIKYFLDVMKSLKIKIQDRHNKHCPILVEMHFWRHVQYDHDRPSDEFLRALYPWGHLVNFTGSLGEQQEGREVLAYCYNLKNIRARVASSKALACLSKSLERIWKSVRLIRLTLVIPVEVKPEELAVLNFRGNLELLLRNITDADKEWLVQVVKRIGKNGVNRLILHWSELTVEGITWLLMNLRGVGLTRISLQQVHEPNKEGLRRLASLQKTVGIDIVWEKG; translated from the exons ATGTGGAAATTAA GCCCATGGGATGTAGGCTTCCCCTTGGAATGGTGGAGCTGGCTAGGTGGAAGGATTTCCAGCATGACCACATTCCTCTTGACGACCCTAGTCCTCCCTGGTGAAGCTTTAACATATAATGAGGATTCTCTGCAATTTGCAAAACTGTACCACTGCATAAATGTTATTGGCAGCAAGTCCATGTGCAATGTGTTGAATGCAGTGTGGAGCAAGGAGAACCTTGGAGAAGAAATTCAGACTTTAAGGCATTATTGCAGGATCAAATTATCTTGGACACAAAAGgacttaaaattttttgatatattagaGCAAAAGTATTTGGACAAGGATATCTATAGTGAGGTTTATGATATTTGCTACTTGTGCAAGGTGTTGGAAAATGTTCTTGATCACGTTTATTGTCAACTGGATCGTGATTGTCAAAAGCACATTaagaaacttaaaaagaaaagaaacaaagtgtGCCATTACTTTGGGCACATGGAGGGAAATCTGAGCAGAGAGATAGATCAGTTTAAAGAAACTATAAGATCCATTTATAAAGGTGTTGGTAAATGCCTTGATATTGATTTTTCTCAGAACATTACAGAGATGGAACACATGCTGACTGAAATCTTAGATACTAATTTTGTAATTGGTGAGCAAGTGAAGGAGATTGAAACATTTGAAGAAAACAAACGATCTAGTATGATCATCCAGGGGCGACAGGAGTTGGAAGCTCAGTACAGGAAACTCCGAGTTCTTAATCCCTGTACGTGGAtaaatgacagtaatgacaaaGTCCGCAGATTTGAGGTTGACAAAATCTTTACACCCTTAAAGCTTGAGGGTCAGAGGGAAATAGAGCTGAAAGACATTTTTACTGCTAAAATGCGAAGAGATGCCATTTTGCCCCCAATCTTGATATACAAGGGTTTGGCAGGATCTGGCAAATCTGCTTTGTGCCGCTACTTGATCTTTAATTGGCATACAAGGAAGGAGGATATTAACATGCTTAGCTCATTTGACCTAGTTTTCCTTGTAGAAATTAGGCGCATCAGATGCAGCAAGGTGATAGATTTCCTTCAAGGGATTGTGCTCAAAGATACATGTAAAAATTTAGACTCTAGAGATGTTATATTGCTACTGAAAGGCCtagatttactttttattattgatggATATGATGAGAGTGGAGAGCAGGCCAAGAAGCTTGTCCAAGATATTTTGGCCATATTCAGTGAGCAtcgaatcataataacaacacgaCCAGATTACCACGAAGATGTAATCAACTTGGCAAAGAGATATGCTCCATATCAGTCGGTAGAAGTTTGTGGGTTCGATGATAAACGGAAGAAGGAGTTCATCACTAAAGTGTTCTCAGTGATAGAAGAGCAAGATAAATGTATGAGGCAGACCATAAAGTTTCTGAATTACCTTGACAAGCGTGGATATGCTCTGGATGAGCATCTGAAATTACCTTTGACTCTGGCACTACTCATATACCTTTGGAAGGAAAGTCCAGGAGTTGTAAATAGTGTTACCTCTGCTACCAGACTCTATATGGAACTCTTTGGGTTGTGCCAAAAAAAACTAGCTGAGCGTTTGTGCTGTACAAAGGGCTTCAGGAGCACAAAACTTTACTCTCACCTTGGTGATCTCATCCTCTTGCTTGGGCAGCAAGCATGGGTAATGCTCAAAGATGCCAAAAATTTagttgataaagatatatattatatacttgaaAAGGAATGTAAAACTAGAAATGTTGATGTTACTGAACTGATGTCTGCCTTTCTCATGTGTCatattgatgaggatgatgaagagctAGTGTATGAATTCCTACACAAGACGCAGATGGAGTACCTTGCAGCAGGATTCTTAgctgataaagtaaaaaaaaaaaaaacaactcttgAGGAAATTAAACAAGACATTGGGTACAGCAGTTGGAGGCATCACCAAGAAGTTCTGAAGTATCTTACAGGTCACCTTGCTATTTATAGCCAGATAAATCCAGATATTCTTAAAATCAATTTTCCACATTTATCAAAGTTATTTAGAATGGCAGAGATAGAAAGTAACAATTACAATTACTGGTGGAATTTAGTTGTTGAATCACTTTATGACTCCTCAGTATGTAAAGGTATTGCTCAAGACCAGTTGCCTGTGAAACACTGGGAATTGAATGCAAGACAAGTAGTTTCTGGCCTGAACCTCTTAATCAGGACATCAGTCTCACTTGAGAACTTGACTATTGAAATATCTTGTGATGTGGAGCCATATAACATCAAATACTTCCTGGATGTAatgaaatcattaaaaataaaaattcaagacCGCCACAACAAACATTGCCCAATATTGGTTGAAATGCACTTCTGGCGGCATGTTCAGTATGACCATGACAGGCCGTCAGATGAATTCCTGAGGGCCCTGTATCCTTGGGGTCATCTTGTAAATTTCACAGGAAGTCTTGGAGAACAACAGGAAGGTAGGGAAGTTTTGGCCTACTGCTACAATCTGAAGAACATCCGTGCACGTGTGGCAAGCTCCAAAGCTCTTGCTTGCCTAAGCAAGAGCTTGGAGAGGATCTGGAAGTCAGTCCGTCTCATACGCCTCACCCTTGTGATCCCTGTTGAAGTCAAACCGGAGGAGCTTGCAGTGCTGAACTTCAGAGGGAATCTGGAGTTGCTGCTGAGAAATATCACAGATGCAGACAAGGAGTGGTTGGTGCAAGTTGTCAAGAGAATTGGAAAGAA CGGGGTCAATCGCCTCATCCTGCACTGGAGCGAGCTGACGGTCGAGGGCATTACGTGGCTGCTGATGAACCTGAGGGGTGTTGGTCTTACAAGGATCTCGCTGCAGCAGGTCCATGAACCCAATAAGGAGGGGCTCAGACGCCTTGCCAGCCTGCAGAAGACGGTTGGCATTGATATAGTCTGGGAAAAAG GATAG
- the LOC119584359 gene encoding uncharacterized protein LOC119584359 isoform X2 produces the protein MWKLSPWDVGFPLEWWSWLGGRISSMTTFLLTTLVLPGEALTYNEDSLQFAKLYHCINVIGSKSMCNVLNAVWSKENLGEEIQTLRHYCRIKLSWTQKDLKFFDILEQKYLDKDIYSEVYDICYLCKVLENVLDHVYCQLDRDCQKHIKKLKKKRNKVCHYFGHMEGNLSREIDQFKETIRSIYKGVGKCLDIDFSQNITEMEHMLTEILDTNFVIGEQVKEIETFEENKRSSMIIQGRQELEAQYRKLRVLNPCTWINDSNDKVRRFEVDKIFTPLKLEGQREIELKDIFTAKMRRDAILPPILIYKGLAGSGKSALCRYLIFNWHTRKEDINMLSSFDLVFLVEIRRIRCSKVIDFLQGIVLKDTCKNLDSRDVILLLKGLDLLFIIDGYDESGEQAKKLVQDILAIFSEHRIIITTRPDYHEDVINLAKRYAPYQSVEVCGFDDKRKKEFITKVFSVIEEQDKCMRQTIKFLNYLDKRGYALDEHLKLPLTLALLIYLWKESPGVVNSVTSATRLYMELFGLCQKKLAERLCCTKGFRSTKLYSHLGDLILLLGQQAWVMLKDAKNLVDKDIYYILEKECKTRNVDVTELMSAFLMCHIDEDDEELVYEFLHKTQMEYLAAGFLADKVKKKKTTLEEIKQDIGYSSWRHHQEVLKYLTGHLAIYSQINPDILKINFPHLSKLFRMAEIESNNYNYWWNLVVESLYDSSVCKGIAQDQLPVKHWELNARQVVSGLNLLIRTSVSLENLTIEISCDVEPYNIKYFLDVMKSLKIKIQDRHNKHCPILVEMHFWRHVQYDHDRPSDEFLRALYPWGHLVNFTGSLGEQQEGREVLAYCYNLKNIRARVASSKALACLSKSLERIWKSVRLIRLTLVIPVEVKPEELAVLNFRGNLELLLRNITDADKEWLVQVVKRIGKK, from the exons ATGTGGAAATTAA GCCCATGGGATGTAGGCTTCCCCTTGGAATGGTGGAGCTGGCTAGGTGGAAGGATTTCCAGCATGACCACATTCCTCTTGACGACCCTAGTCCTCCCTGGTGAAGCTTTAACATATAATGAGGATTCTCTGCAATTTGCAAAACTGTACCACTGCATAAATGTTATTGGCAGCAAGTCCATGTGCAATGTGTTGAATGCAGTGTGGAGCAAGGAGAACCTTGGAGAAGAAATTCAGACTTTAAGGCATTATTGCAGGATCAAATTATCTTGGACACAAAAGgacttaaaattttttgatatattagaGCAAAAGTATTTGGACAAGGATATCTATAGTGAGGTTTATGATATTTGCTACTTGTGCAAGGTGTTGGAAAATGTTCTTGATCACGTTTATTGTCAACTGGATCGTGATTGTCAAAAGCACATTaagaaacttaaaaagaaaagaaacaaagtgtGCCATTACTTTGGGCACATGGAGGGAAATCTGAGCAGAGAGATAGATCAGTTTAAAGAAACTATAAGATCCATTTATAAAGGTGTTGGTAAATGCCTTGATATTGATTTTTCTCAGAACATTACAGAGATGGAACACATGCTGACTGAAATCTTAGATACTAATTTTGTAATTGGTGAGCAAGTGAAGGAGATTGAAACATTTGAAGAAAACAAACGATCTAGTATGATCATCCAGGGGCGACAGGAGTTGGAAGCTCAGTACAGGAAACTCCGAGTTCTTAATCCCTGTACGTGGAtaaatgacagtaatgacaaaGTCCGCAGATTTGAGGTTGACAAAATCTTTACACCCTTAAAGCTTGAGGGTCAGAGGGAAATAGAGCTGAAAGACATTTTTACTGCTAAAATGCGAAGAGATGCCATTTTGCCCCCAATCTTGATATACAAGGGTTTGGCAGGATCTGGCAAATCTGCTTTGTGCCGCTACTTGATCTTTAATTGGCATACAAGGAAGGAGGATATTAACATGCTTAGCTCATTTGACCTAGTTTTCCTTGTAGAAATTAGGCGCATCAGATGCAGCAAGGTGATAGATTTCCTTCAAGGGATTGTGCTCAAAGATACATGTAAAAATTTAGACTCTAGAGATGTTATATTGCTACTGAAAGGCCtagatttactttttattattgatggATATGATGAGAGTGGAGAGCAGGCCAAGAAGCTTGTCCAAGATATTTTGGCCATATTCAGTGAGCAtcgaatcataataacaacacgaCCAGATTACCACGAAGATGTAATCAACTTGGCAAAGAGATATGCTCCATATCAGTCGGTAGAAGTTTGTGGGTTCGATGATAAACGGAAGAAGGAGTTCATCACTAAAGTGTTCTCAGTGATAGAAGAGCAAGATAAATGTATGAGGCAGACCATAAAGTTTCTGAATTACCTTGACAAGCGTGGATATGCTCTGGATGAGCATCTGAAATTACCTTTGACTCTGGCACTACTCATATACCTTTGGAAGGAAAGTCCAGGAGTTGTAAATAGTGTTACCTCTGCTACCAGACTCTATATGGAACTCTTTGGGTTGTGCCAAAAAAAACTAGCTGAGCGTTTGTGCTGTACAAAGGGCTTCAGGAGCACAAAACTTTACTCTCACCTTGGTGATCTCATCCTCTTGCTTGGGCAGCAAGCATGGGTAATGCTCAAAGATGCCAAAAATTTagttgataaagatatatattatatacttgaaAAGGAATGTAAAACTAGAAATGTTGATGTTACTGAACTGATGTCTGCCTTTCTCATGTGTCatattgatgaggatgatgaagagctAGTGTATGAATTCCTACACAAGACGCAGATGGAGTACCTTGCAGCAGGATTCTTAgctgataaagtaaaaaaaaaaaaaacaactcttgAGGAAATTAAACAAGACATTGGGTACAGCAGTTGGAGGCATCACCAAGAAGTTCTGAAGTATCTTACAGGTCACCTTGCTATTTATAGCCAGATAAATCCAGATATTCTTAAAATCAATTTTCCACATTTATCAAAGTTATTTAGAATGGCAGAGATAGAAAGTAACAATTACAATTACTGGTGGAATTTAGTTGTTGAATCACTTTATGACTCCTCAGTATGTAAAGGTATTGCTCAAGACCAGTTGCCTGTGAAACACTGGGAATTGAATGCAAGACAAGTAGTTTCTGGCCTGAACCTCTTAATCAGGACATCAGTCTCACTTGAGAACTTGACTATTGAAATATCTTGTGATGTGGAGCCATATAACATCAAATACTTCCTGGATGTAatgaaatcattaaaaataaaaattcaagacCGCCACAACAAACATTGCCCAATATTGGTTGAAATGCACTTCTGGCGGCATGTTCAGTATGACCATGACAGGCCGTCAGATGAATTCCTGAGGGCCCTGTATCCTTGGGGTCATCTTGTAAATTTCACAGGAAGTCTTGGAGAACAACAGGAAGGTAGGGAAGTTTTGGCCTACTGCTACAATCTGAAGAACATCCGTGCACGTGTGGCAAGCTCCAAAGCTCTTGCTTGCCTAAGCAAGAGCTTGGAGAGGATCTGGAAGTCAGTCCGTCTCATACGCCTCACCCTTGTGATCCCTGTTGAAGTCAAACCGGAGGAGCTTGCAGTGCTGAACTTCAGAGGGAATCTGGAGTTGCTGCTGAGAAATATCACAGATGCAGACAAGGAGTGGTTGGTGCAAGTTGTCAAGAGAATTGGAAAGAAGTAA